One Chloroflexaceae bacterium DNA window includes the following coding sequences:
- a CDS encoding nitrate/sulfonate/bicarbonate ABC transporter ATP-binding protein: MTASRNPALVEVRGVAQRYGRGDKRFTAVENINLSIREGEFVALLGPSGCGKSTLLRIITGLNEPSEGTVLYRGQPLRGVNPRATIVFQTFALFPWLTVEENVAVALQARGVAPEPARARAIELIDLVGLDGFEQAYPRELSGGMRQKVGIARALAVDPELLCLDEPFSALDVLSAETLRGEVLELWTGGQLQIRAVLMVSHNIEEAVFMADRIVVMDKGPGRIVAEVTVNMPHPRDRKSDAFVALVNRVYALLMGQTQPEEVEFGTEPGQAGKTRALPMATVTALAGLLEHTNATPYERDEIAQLREDLGLDLDHLLPLVEAAELLGFARVEGGALILTPLGEAFAEASILARKEIFATRLRRLPFFRWMLRMLQAAGDQALRWEVLLTALERDFPPEEAERQLDIASEWGRYAELFAYDDTEGVFFLEGREAATPAAAGER; encoded by the coding sequence ATGACCGCCTCTCGAAACCCGGCGCTGGTTGAAGTGCGTGGCGTGGCCCAGCGCTACGGGCGCGGCGACAAACGCTTTACCGCTGTGGAAAACATTAACCTGAGCATCCGCGAAGGCGAGTTCGTGGCCCTCCTCGGTCCCTCGGGCTGTGGCAAGAGCACCCTGCTGCGGATCATCACCGGCTTGAACGAGCCAAGCGAGGGTACGGTTCTCTACCGTGGCCAGCCCCTCCGCGGGGTTAACCCCAGAGCTACCATCGTCTTCCAGACCTTCGCCCTGTTCCCCTGGCTGACGGTCGAAGAAAACGTGGCTGTGGCCCTGCAGGCGCGCGGCGTGGCCCCCGAACCGGCCCGCGCCCGCGCCATCGAATTGATCGATCTGGTCGGTCTCGACGGCTTCGAGCAAGCCTATCCGCGCGAGCTGTCCGGCGGCATGCGCCAGAAAGTCGGCATCGCTCGCGCCCTCGCCGTGGACCCGGAACTGCTCTGTCTCGACGAGCCGTTCAGCGCCCTCGATGTGTTGAGCGCCGAGACCCTGCGCGGCGAGGTGCTGGAACTGTGGACCGGCGGCCAGTTGCAGATCCGCGCAGTACTGATGGTCAGCCACAACATCGAAGAAGCGGTCTTTATGGCCGACCGGATCGTGGTGATGGACAAGGGGCCGGGCCGTATCGTGGCCGAGGTGACGGTGAATATGCCCCATCCCCGCGACCGCAAATCCGACGCCTTTGTCGCCCTGGTCAACCGCGTCTATGCCCTGCTGATGGGCCAGACCCAGCCGGAAGAGGTCGAGTTCGGCACCGAGCCGGGACAGGCCGGCAAGACCCGCGCGCTGCCTATGGCCACGGTGACGGCGCTGGCCGGCCTGCTCGAGCACACCAACGCCACCCCCTACGAGCGCGACGAAATCGCCCAGTTGCGCGAGGATCTGGGCCTGGATCTCGACCATCTGCTGCCGCTGGTGGAAGCAGCCGAATTGCTGGGCTTCGCGCGGGTCGAGGGCGGGGCGCTCATCCTCACGCCGCTGGGTGAGGCCTTCGCCGAGGCCAGCATCCTGGCGCGCAAAGAGATCTTCGCCACGCGCCTGCGGCGCCTGCCCTTCTTCCGCTGGATGCTGCGCATGCTCCAGGCCGCGGGCGACCAGGCGCTGCGCTGGGAGGTGCTGCTTACCGCCCTGGAGCGCGACTTCCCGCCCGAAGAGGCCGAACGGCAACTGGACATCGCCAGCGAGTGGGGGCGCTACGCCGAACTTTTTGCCTACGACGACACCGAGGGGGTCTTCTTCCTGGAGGGTCGCGAGGCGGCGACACCGGCTGCTGCGGGGGAGCGGTAG
- a CDS encoding NAD-dependent deacylase, translated as MTTADALPPELVAALRQARYVVALTGAGVSAESGIPTFRDARTGLWARYNPEELATPEAFRRNPRLVWEWYAWRRQLVSAAAPNPGHLALARLERLAPRFTLITQNVDGLHQRAGSASVIELHGNLLRVRCSRDGTVYTTWPEVADPPPPCPACGAPLRPDVVWFGEMLPPEALEQAWRAATTCDLFLSIGTSGLVEPAASLPRAAYASGATVAVINLDVTSAVEERRMYVHARSGELLPALVSAAFPDADA; from the coding sequence ATGACGACTGCTGATGCTCTTCCCCCGGAACTGGTCGCGGCGCTGCGTCAGGCGCGGTACGTTGTGGCGCTCACCGGGGCAGGGGTGAGCGCCGAGAGCGGCATCCCCACCTTCCGCGACGCGCGGACCGGCCTCTGGGCGCGCTATAACCCCGAGGAACTGGCGACGCCCGAGGCCTTTCGCCGCAACCCGCGCCTGGTCTGGGAATGGTATGCCTGGCGGCGGCAACTGGTCAGCGCGGCGGCCCCGAACCCCGGACACCTGGCCCTGGCGCGGCTGGAGCGGTTGGCGCCGCGCTTCACCCTGATCACCCAGAACGTTGACGGGCTGCACCAGCGGGCGGGGAGCGCATCGGTGATCGAACTGCACGGCAACCTGCTACGGGTGCGTTGTTCGAGGGATGGCACGGTCTACACCACCTGGCCCGAGGTGGCCGATCCGCCGCCGCCGTGCCCGGCCTGCGGCGCGCCCCTCCGTCCCGACGTGGTCTGGTTCGGGGAAATGTTGCCGCCGGAGGCCCTGGAGCAGGCATGGCGCGCCGCCACCACCTGCGACCTGTTTCTCTCGATTGGCACCTCAGGGCTGGTGGAGCCGGCCGCCTCGCTGCCGCGCGCGGCCTACGCCAGCGGCGCGACGGTGGCGGTGATCAACCTCGATGTGACCAGCGCCGTCGAGGAGCGCCGCATGTACGTCCACGCCCGTTCCGGCGAACTGCTGCCCGCCCTGGTCAGCGCCGCCTTCCCCGATGCGGACGCCTGA
- a CDS encoding DUF3037 domain-containing protein — MPATSVFEYALMRVVPRIERGEYVNVGVVLLCRQHGFLEARLRLDPARLRTLDPTLDLELLEVQLAHIPIICAGGLAAGPIGALPHYERFRWLTAPRSTVIQPSPVHTGLCTDPRVALERIFVRSVGEGGA, encoded by the coding sequence ATGCCCGCGACCAGCGTCTTTGAGTACGCCCTGATGCGCGTGGTGCCTCGCATCGAGCGCGGCGAATACGTTAACGTCGGCGTGGTGCTCCTCTGCCGGCAGCATGGCTTCCTCGAAGCGCGCCTGCGCCTTGACCCGGCCCGCCTCCGCACGCTCGATCCGACCCTGGATCTGGAACTGCTGGAGGTGCAACTGGCGCACATTCCGATAATCTGCGCCGGGGGCCTTGCCGCCGGTCCCATCGGCGCTTTGCCCCACTACGAGCGCTTCCGCTGGCTTACCGCCCCCCGCAGTACCGTGATTCAGCCTTCACCGGTTCACACCGGTCTCTGTACCGATCCGCGCGTGGCCCTCGAACGGATCTTTGTACGCAGTGTCGGTGAAGGAGGCGCTTGA
- a CDS encoding DUF86 domain-containing protein — MRNVEIIGEATKSVSVEVREKRPSIPWKSKARVRDRLIHHYFGVSLDVVWEIVRVELDDVAF; from the coding sequence GTGCGCAACGTGGAAATCATCGGTGAAGCGACGAAGAGCGTATCGGTTGAGGTTCGCGAGAAGCGCCCATCCATTCCCTGGAAAAGCAAGGCCCGAGTTCGGGACAGGCTCATCCATCACTATTTTGGAGTCAGCCTGGATGTGGTGTGGGAGATAGTCAGAGTTGAACTGGATGATGTGGCATTCTGA
- a CDS encoding ABC transporter permease subunit: protein MAATRRVFTPIPSPRPRITGADLAILLIIASLLALAVWLARTAPAAVRGPEISLSPTALPYYAMLSVGRMAAAYTLSLLFTLSYGYIAAYNPRAERWMLPLLDVLQSVPILSFLPVVLLSLSAVLPERVAVELAAIVLIFTSQAWNMTFAWYQSLTTVPGELREASAIFRFSPWRRFTTTELPFGALSLIWNSMMSWAGGWFFLMAAEIFTLGDRDFRLAGLGAYLQTAADAGDIAAIGWGLLTLVVVIVALDQLVWRPLLAWADRFKLEQVESDEPTYSWFYELLQRAAFPQLIGRLWEPVNAALDRTLSRNPAPVSTANPAAPKRSLLTWLLIAVVLALALGGAFLGGRLLLQVPPAQWLSIVLGVGATMLRVSAALIIALLWTVPVGVYIGTHPRAAAVLQPLVQIIASIPATALFPVLVLALLAAPGGLNLAAVLLMLLGTQWYLLFNVIAGAAALPLDLRYTSDLLQLSGWMRWRVLILPALFPYLITGMITASGGAWNASIVAEYVVFGGETYTTLGVGSQITSATATGDYPGLLAATLAMVLTVVAINRLVWRRLYRLAETTYRMD from the coding sequence ATGGCTGCAACTCGCAGGGTTTTTACTCCTATCCCATCTCCCCGACCCCGTATCACGGGCGCTGACCTCGCGATCCTGCTGATCATCGCCAGTCTGCTTGCCCTGGCAGTGTGGCTGGCGCGGACCGCTCCCGCCGCGGTGCGCGGCCCGGAGATCAGCCTGTCGCCCACTGCGCTGCCCTACTACGCGATGCTTTCGGTGGGGCGCATGGCCGCGGCCTATACCCTCTCGCTGCTCTTTACGCTGTCCTACGGCTACATTGCCGCGTACAATCCCCGGGCCGAACGCTGGATGCTGCCGCTGCTCGATGTGCTGCAGAGCGTGCCCATTCTTTCCTTTCTTCCGGTCGTGCTGCTCAGCCTCAGCGCCGTGCTGCCCGAACGGGTCGCTGTGGAGCTTGCGGCGATTGTGCTGATCTTCACCAGCCAGGCCTGGAACATGACCTTTGCCTGGTACCAGTCTCTCACCACCGTGCCCGGCGAACTGCGCGAAGCCAGCGCGATTTTTCGCTTTTCCCCCTGGCGCCGCTTTACCACCACCGAACTGCCCTTCGGCGCCCTGAGCCTGATCTGGAACAGTATGATGAGCTGGGCTGGCGGGTGGTTCTTCCTCATGGCCGCCGAGATCTTTACCCTGGGCGACCGCGACTTTCGCCTGGCCGGCCTGGGGGCCTATCTGCAAACCGCTGCCGATGCCGGCGACATCGCCGCCATTGGCTGGGGCCTGCTGACCCTGGTGGTAGTGATCGTGGCGCTCGACCAACTGGTCTGGCGGCCGTTGCTGGCCTGGGCCGACCGCTTCAAGCTCGAGCAGGTGGAGAGCGATGAGCCGACCTATTCGTGGTTCTACGAACTGCTGCAGCGGGCGGCCTTCCCGCAACTGATCGGGCGCCTGTGGGAGCCGGTCAATGCCGCCCTCGACCGCACGCTGAGCCGCAATCCCGCGCCTGTAAGCACCGCCAACCCCGCCGCCCCGAAACGCTCGCTCCTCACCTGGCTGCTCATCGCAGTTGTCCTGGCGCTGGCGCTGGGCGGCGCGTTCCTGGGCGGGCGGCTGCTGCTCCAGGTGCCGCCTGCCCAGTGGCTCAGCATTGTCCTGGGAGTCGGCGCAACCATGCTGCGCGTGTCGGCTGCCCTGATCATTGCCTTGCTCTGGACGGTGCCGGTCGGCGTGTACATCGGCACCCATCCACGGGCAGCGGCGGTGTTGCAGCCGCTGGTGCAGATTATCGCTTCGATCCCCGCCACGGCCCTCTTCCCGGTGCTGGTGCTGGCTCTGCTCGCCGCTCCCGGCGGGCTGAACCTGGCCGCGGTGCTGCTGATGCTCCTCGGTACCCAGTGGTACCTGCTTTTCAACGTCATCGCCGGCGCCGCCGCTCTGCCCCTGGATCTGCGCTACACCAGCGACCTGCTGCAACTCTCGGGCTGGATGCGCTGGCGCGTCCTGATCCTGCCCGCCCTCTTTCCGTACCTGATCACCGGCATGATCACCGCCAGCGGCGGCGCCTGGAACGCCAGCATCGTCGCCGAGTACGTGGTGTTCGGCGGCGAGACCTACACGACCCTGGGGGTGGGCTCGCAGATCACCTCCGCCACTGCCACTGGCGACTACCCGGGCCTGCTGGCGGCCACCCTGGCTATGGTACTGACTGTAGTAGCCATCAACCGCCTGGTCTGGCGACGACTCTACCGGCTGGCCGAGACGACCTATCGCATGGATTGA
- the amrS gene encoding AmmeMemoRadiSam system radical SAM enzyme codes for MPERTFLEPGVIVGEWWHRLDDGRVRCDLCPRGCALREGQRGFCFVRQARNGGIALTSYGRASGFCVDPIEKKPLYHFYPGTAVLSFGTVGCNLGCRFCQNWNISKARSPDWLSARASPGAVADAAVAAGCHSVAFTYNDPVIFAEYAIDCAEAARARGLRTVAVSAGYISPAAREAFFASMDAANIDLKAFDEDFYRKICLAHLAPVLDTLRYIRHETAVWLEVTNLLIPGYNDAPDQVARLCEWFVENLGPDVPLHFSAFHPDYRMRDVPPTPAATLIRAREQALAAGLRYVYTGNVRNPAGEATYCATCGALLIERDWYRPGRWNLDRQGRCKQCGAALPGRFEPQPGRWGRRIAPVEIHG; via the coding sequence ATGCCGGAACGAACGTTTCTTGAGCCAGGCGTGATTGTCGGCGAGTGGTGGCATCGCCTGGACGATGGGCGCGTGCGGTGCGACCTGTGCCCTCGGGGCTGCGCCCTGCGGGAGGGGCAGCGGGGCTTTTGCTTCGTGCGCCAGGCCCGCAATGGTGGCATCGCCCTCACGAGCTACGGGCGCGCCTCGGGGTTCTGTGTTGACCCGATCGAGAAGAAGCCGCTCTATCATTTTTACCCCGGCACCGCCGTGCTCTCGTTTGGCACTGTCGGCTGCAACCTGGGTTGCCGCTTCTGCCAGAACTGGAACATCTCGAAGGCCCGCTCGCCGGATTGGCTCAGCGCCCGGGCCTCTCCTGGAGCCGTGGCCGATGCCGCGGTGGCCGCCGGGTGCCACAGCGTGGCCTTCACCTACAATGACCCGGTGATTTTCGCCGAGTACGCCATTGATTGCGCTGAAGCGGCCCGCGCCCGCGGCCTGCGCACGGTGGCGGTGTCGGCCGGCTACATCAGTCCCGCGGCCCGCGAAGCGTTCTTCGCCTCCATGGACGCCGCCAACATTGATCTCAAGGCCTTTGACGAAGACTTCTACCGCAAGATCTGCCTGGCTCACCTGGCGCCGGTCCTCGATACGCTGCGCTACATCCGTCATGAGACCGCGGTCTGGCTTGAAGTAACCAATTTGCTTATCCCTGGCTATAATGACGCTCCCGATCAGGTGGCCCGGCTGTGCGAGTGGTTTGTCGAGAACCTGGGGCCGGATGTGCCGCTGCACTTCAGCGCATTCCATCCCGACTACCGCATGCGCGATGTGCCGCCCACCCCCGCGGCCACGCTGATCCGGGCGCGTGAACAGGCCCTGGCCGCGGGGTTGCGCTACGTCTACACCGGGAACGTCCGCAATCCCGCCGGAGAAGCGACGTACTGCGCCACGTGTGGCGCGCTGCTCATCGAGCGCGACTGGTACCGTCCTGGCCGCTGGAACCTCGACCGGCAGGGCCGCTGCAAGCAGTGCGGGGCCGCGCTTCCGGGGCGCTTCGAGCCGCAGCCGGGCCGCTGGGGACGGCGCATAGCTCCGGTGGAGATCCATGGTTAA
- a CDS encoding YbaK/EbsC family protein — MACLDKLTAYLRDQQVDFVLQQHPLAFTAREVAASEHLPEFMMAKVVIVMANESPIMLVLPATHHVDMELLSAALGVYDLRLAEERELAQIFPDCQVGAMPPFGNLYGVPVYVAPELTAQERIIFQAGTHTETIGMAYADFARLAQPRVADFARQLRELAAPEW, encoded by the coding sequence ATGGCATGCCTCGATAAGCTTACCGCGTATTTGCGCGACCAGCAGGTTGATTTTGTGCTCCAGCAGCACCCGCTGGCCTTCACCGCCCGGGAGGTCGCCGCCAGCGAGCACCTGCCCGAGTTCATGATGGCCAAGGTGGTCATTGTGATGGCTAACGAGTCGCCGATCATGTTGGTGTTGCCCGCGACGCACCATGTTGATATGGAGTTGCTCAGCGCAGCGCTGGGGGTCTATGATCTGCGTCTGGCCGAGGAACGGGAGCTTGCCCAGATCTTCCCCGATTGTCAGGTTGGCGCGATGCCGCCCTTCGGGAACCTGTATGGCGTTCCGGTCTACGTCGCTCCAGAACTGACGGCCCAGGAGCGCATCATCTTCCAGGCCGGCACGCATACTGAGACGATCGGGATGGCCTACGCCGACTTCGCGCGCCTGGCGCAGCCCAGGGTGGCCGACTTCGCCCGCCAGTTGCGCGAACTGGCCGCGCCTGAGTGGTAA
- a CDS encoding site-specific DNA-methyltransferase, which produces MASVEPPAPATPDGANAGSEPSVRLRREAFLEALDGLWASPDLPALHAALGALCADVAPGGCLRAADHEEAVVFPEALLRSELAQIGAALTLERARYYAARLCKAARGARMAAINEIDLNRWKSYGDIFTDSLWLIERRDGSGVHRADYWGNFVPQIPNQLMRRYTRRGEWVLDPFVGAGTTLIEGQRLGRHVLGVELQPALVERARRLVAAEPNPFAVALPVIPGDSATLDFRALLAEHGAASAQLAILHPPYHDIIRFSEDPRDLSNAPSLDIFLSLLGRVVEGVAAALDRGRYLALVIGDKYARGEWVPLGFLAMQAVQQRGFALKSIVVKDIHGTAGKRAQQELWRYRALVGGFYVFRHEYVFVFRKR; this is translated from the coding sequence ATGGCCAGCGTGGAGCCGCCCGCACCCGCGACCCCCGACGGCGCGAATGCGGGGTCCGAGCCCTCGGTGCGCTTGCGACGCGAGGCGTTTCTGGAGGCGCTTGACGGACTGTGGGCCAGCCCGGATTTGCCCGCCCTGCATGCGGCGCTGGGCGCCCTGTGCGCAGATGTGGCGCCCGGAGGCTGTCTGCGAGCCGCCGACCATGAGGAGGCGGTGGTCTTTCCCGAAGCCTTGCTCCGCTCCGAGCTGGCGCAGATCGGCGCGGCCCTGACCCTGGAACGCGCCCGTTACTACGCCGCACGGCTATGCAAGGCGGCCCGCGGCGCGCGCATGGCGGCAATCAATGAAATTGACCTGAACCGCTGGAAGTCATACGGCGATATTTTCACCGATAGTCTCTGGCTCATTGAACGCCGCGATGGCAGCGGCGTGCACCGCGCGGATTACTGGGGCAATTTCGTTCCACAGATTCCCAACCAGTTGATGCGTCGCTACACGCGCCGTGGGGAGTGGGTGCTTGACCCGTTCGTCGGCGCCGGCACCACCCTGATCGAGGGGCAGCGCCTTGGGCGGCACGTGCTGGGGGTCGAGTTGCAGCCTGCCCTGGTCGAACGGGCGCGCAGGCTGGTGGCCGCCGAGCCGAACCCCTTCGCGGTGGCGCTGCCGGTTATTCCGGGCGACAGCGCTACGCTCGATTTTCGCGCCCTGCTGGCCGAGCACGGGGCCGCCTCCGCCCAGCTTGCCATTCTGCATCCGCCCTATCACGATATTATCCGCTTCAGCGAGGATCCGCGCGATCTCTCCAACGCTCCTTCCCTCGATATCTTCCTGAGCCTGCTGGGGCGAGTGGTGGAGGGGGTTGCCGCCGCGCTTGACCGGGGGCGCTACCTGGCGCTGGTGATCGGCGACAAGTACGCTCGCGGCGAATGGGTGCCCCTGGGCTTCCTGGCGATGCAGGCCGTGCAGCAGCGCGGCTTCGCTCTTAAGAGCATCGTGGTCAAGGACATCCACGGCACTGCAGGCAAGCGGGCGCAGCAGGAGCTGTGGCGTTACCGCGCCCTTGTCGGCGGCTTCTACGTCTTTCGCCACGAGTATGTGTTCGTGTTTCGCAAGCGCTAG
- a CDS encoding PspC domain-containing protein: MANRLARSKSDRILGGVCGGLARYFGIDATIVRLVFVLAVLSGLSPLIYVILWIIMPLEGTQGPANAPASQQTSIDPTGEWQYDPYTGQPLKK; the protein is encoded by the coding sequence ATGGCGAATCGACTGGCGCGCAGCAAGAGCGATCGCATCCTCGGCGGCGTATGCGGCGGCCTGGCCCGCTACTTCGGCATTGACGCCACCATCGTCCGGCTGGTGTTTGTACTGGCGGTGCTGAGCGGCCTCAGCCCGCTCATCTACGTCATTCTGTGGATCATCATGCCCCTGGAAGGCACGCAGGGGCCCGCGAACGCGCCTGCCTCCCAGCAGACCAGCATCGATCCGACCGGCGAGTGGCAGTATGACCCCTACACCGGGCAGCCGCTCAAGAAGTGA
- a CDS encoding ArsA family ATPase has protein sequence MRLILYLGKGGVGKTTTSAATAVRAAELGYRTLVVSTDVAHSLADALDAPLGSLPTPLTDRLWGQEINVLDEVREHWGELRGYLSTLLRRRGVDDVAAEELAIIPGMEEVVSLLHIRRQAKTGEFDVVVVDAAPTGETVRLLTMPETFQWYAARVMDWEPTTLKAARPLVKQLMPAADVFATLERLTKGVEALRETLTDPEVSSYRLVVNPERIVIKEAQRAATYLSLFGYPIDGVVLNRVLPADAAEGSFMQELARIQQRYRQMVYDLFRPLPIWECPYYARDLAGLDDLARVGRDIFGDIDPVQVQFRGKTQEIVREGDEYVMRLPLPHVEVGKISMTKRGDELFIEIGNFRRDMILPLTLAERPATRAVFRNGVLEVRFGAPDTLPLDSPNGSDAAS, from the coding sequence ATGCGGCTGATCCTCTACCTCGGCAAAGGCGGCGTCGGAAAAACCACTACCTCGGCGGCAACAGCCGTGCGCGCGGCGGAACTCGGCTATCGGACGCTGGTCGTCAGCACCGATGTGGCCCACAGTCTCGCCGATGCCCTCGATGCGCCCCTCGGCTCCCTCCCTACGCCGCTCACCGACCGGTTGTGGGGCCAGGAGATCAATGTGCTCGATGAGGTGCGCGAGCACTGGGGCGAGTTGCGTGGCTACCTCTCCACCCTGCTCCGCCGCCGTGGCGTGGATGATGTCGCCGCCGAGGAGCTGGCGATTATTCCGGGCATGGAAGAGGTCGTCAGCCTGTTGCACATCCGCCGCCAGGCCAAGACGGGCGAATTCGACGTTGTTGTCGTTGACGCCGCGCCTACCGGCGAAACGGTGCGCCTGCTGACCATGCCCGAGACCTTCCAGTGGTATGCCGCCCGCGTGATGGACTGGGAACCGACGACGCTCAAGGCCGCCCGCCCGCTGGTCAAACAACTTATGCCTGCCGCGGATGTGTTCGCCACCCTTGAGCGCCTCACCAAGGGCGTTGAGGCCCTCCGCGAGACGCTCACCGACCCGGAGGTGAGTTCGTACCGCCTGGTGGTCAATCCGGAACGGATCGTCATCAAGGAAGCCCAGCGGGCGGCGACCTACCTCTCGCTCTTTGGCTATCCTATTGACGGCGTGGTGCTCAACCGGGTGCTGCCGGCGGACGCCGCAGAGGGCTCGTTTATGCAGGAACTGGCCCGCATCCAGCAGCGCTACCGCCAGATGGTGTACGATCTTTTCCGGCCGCTGCCGATCTGGGAGTGTCCGTACTACGCCCGCGATCTGGCCGGCCTGGACGATCTCGCCCGCGTGGGCCGCGATATCTTTGGCGATATTGACCCGGTACAGGTGCAGTTCCGCGGCAAGACCCAGGAGATTGTGCGCGAAGGCGACGAGTATGTGATGCGCCTGCCTCTGCCGCATGTGGAGGTCGGCAAAATCTCGATGACCAAGCGCGGCGATGAGTTGTTTATCGAGATCGGCAACTTCCGCCGCGATATGATCCTCCCGCTGACCCTGGCCGAGCGCCCCGCGACGCGCGCCGTCTTCCGCAATGGCGTGCTGGAGGTGCGCTTCGGCGCGCCAGACACGTTGCCCCTCGACTCGCCTAATGGAAGCGACGCCGCTTCCTGA
- a CDS encoding histidine phosphatase family protein has product MLSDLFLIRHGQPVHDPRIPYHTPPGPALSEHGRNEAIRAAEFLASRELEHLFASPFVRTSQTAEVLAERLGLPVTFTALVQEHAPGESFAQVRQRVRELLSAAEDSPYARIGIVTHGSPIRAALLELSNDKIDLSRHVYSGGNPAPTCGIWHVHFLDAYTRRFELVFKPS; this is encoded by the coding sequence GTGCTCAGCGATCTGTTTTTGATCCGCCATGGTCAGCCGGTTCACGATCCGCGCATTCCCTACCATACCCCTCCCGGTCCGGCACTCTCGGAGCACGGGCGCAACGAGGCCATCAGGGCAGCCGAGTTTCTGGCAAGCCGGGAGCTAGAGCATCTGTTTGCTTCGCCATTTGTCCGCACCAGCCAGACGGCCGAGGTGCTGGCGGAGCGTCTGGGCCTGCCGGTGACGTTCACCGCGCTGGTGCAGGAGCATGCGCCGGGCGAATCCTTTGCGCAGGTGCGCCAGCGCGTCCGCGAGTTGCTCAGCGCCGCCGAAGACTCGCCCTATGCGCGCATCGGGATCGTCACGCACGGCTCGCCGATTCGCGCCGCGCTGCTGGAACTGAGCAACGACAAGATTGACCTCAGCCGGCACGTGTACAGCGGCGGCAACCCCGCCCCCACCTGTGGCATCTGGCACGTGCACTTCCTCGATGCCTACACCCGCCGGTTTGAACTGGTGTTTAAGCCGTCATAG
- a CDS encoding aminotransferase class I and II codes for MLRTIIATRYVTPLREGGSLPALVEADDDGLYVLKFRGAGQGPKALIAELLAGELGRALGLPVPEIVLAHLDPTLGHNEPDSEIQDLVRASGGLNLAMDFLPGALAFDALNAASVAPDLAARIVWFDAFVTNVDRTPLNTNMLLWHRQLYLIDHGATLIVHHTWEDWRHRARSRFTAIKNHVLLPVAGDLRAADAALAPRITPALVERLVAAVPDAWLAGDGPFESLEEHRAAYVEYLLTRVSAPRLFVEEAIHARDQRL; via the coding sequence ATGCTCCGTACCATCATCGCCACCCGCTATGTGACGCCGCTGCGTGAGGGCGGCTCGTTGCCCGCCCTGGTCGAAGCGGACGACGACGGGTTGTATGTGCTCAAGTTTCGCGGCGCGGGCCAGGGTCCCAAGGCCCTGATCGCCGAATTGCTCGCCGGTGAGCTGGGCCGCGCCCTCGGCCTGCCGGTGCCCGAAATCGTTCTGGCGCACCTCGATCCGACCCTGGGACACAACGAACCCGATAGCGAGATCCAGGATCTCGTCAGGGCCAGTGGAGGGCTGAACCTGGCAATGGATTTTCTGCCCGGCGCCCTGGCCTTCGACGCGCTCAATGCCGCCAGTGTCGCGCCCGATCTGGCAGCGCGCATCGTCTGGTTCGATGCGTTTGTTACCAATGTGGATCGAACGCCTCTGAATACCAATATGCTCCTCTGGCACCGGCAACTCTACTTGATAGATCACGGTGCGACGTTGATCGTTCACCATACCTGGGAAGACTGGCGCCACCGGGCGAGGAGTCGCTTCACGGCGATCAAGAATCACGTGCTGCTTCCCGTGGCGGGCGATCTGCGCGCCGCCGATGCCGCGCTGGCTCCTCGAATCACCCCCGCCCTGGTGGAGCGTCTGGTAGCGGCGGTGCCTGATGCCTGGCTGGCGGGTGACGGCCCCTTCGAGAGCCTGGAAGAGCACCGGGCGGCCTATGTGGAATACCTGCTGACGCGAGTGTCCGCGCCGCGGTTGTTTGTCGAGGAGGCAATCCATGCCCGCGACCAGCGTCTTTGA